From the genome of Monomorium pharaonis isolate MP-MQ-018 chromosome 2, ASM1337386v2, whole genome shotgun sequence, one region includes:
- the LOC118644442 gene encoding uncharacterized protein LOC118644442, whose amino-acid sequence MADILERQRTIQRMIERTLENFKKIGKGNLTTAKIRSRILLLKDNWSQFVTGHAALKEAIPKVKREEFPYFSEDHFERAQDAYLTALDYMADCLEELEPTVSPNHSSTFYVDRRQDAPADAPATASAFSLQHLPPIQLPPFDGKPDEWAQFRDRFTTLIRDNKDLNDFARMHFLSSCLKGRAAECITHLPITAENFELAWAALTSRYENKRRTLNIHLSALLGLPSVPRESASELQSLHDKVAAALKSFSNLDRNTDNLWNDMLVYLVTQKLDPITRKAWNLQESGRDDPPTYDDLKRFLEHRIRGLENNAIGAPVKPGAKTAPSDRVHAATASANVPPKCPLCDTPHYLNSCVKFREKNPNQRREMVKQQKRCFNCLSEKHTVMSCKSKFSCRVCKKRHHSLLHLDSDSSSIALEAASPSCSSSVASAEKTEVNSLTASTAPRRRTHVLLATAWVTVRTPSGRTAVVRALLDQGSEMTFISESLAQLLRAKRRRMPISVTAVGGIHAGTFKHATQIFISSRNASAPAYSTDALILGSLTTYVPKHGVDISAFTHLSDLSWADPDPTSFDLISIIIGADLYSTLLLGGVRKGDVGQPIAQNSVLGWIISGPIDFPAARSPSHSSIQSSHASISTHQISCSPALEDELRRFWEVEELPRQSILSPQERQCETHFRETHSRNSDGRYIVRLPFKSPPPLDIGASRLQAERMLNTLTRRFKNNSALAIEYRKFLAEYERLDHMRPSPQPQSETMQCVYIPHHGVIRENNATTPLRVVFNASSATSNGSSLNDHLLAGPKLQTDITSILLQWRRHRFVYSSDIAKMYRQIRVDQRDLNYQRILWNAIPHEPPTDYQLLTVTYGMSCAPFLALRVLKQLVDDEGHRFPLAVSILREDIYIDDILFGADNAEFIRQARDHVIAILKCGGFDLRKWASNSPALLADLDPATLSSAGKKPFSPDEQIKVLGIGWNPTTDIFEFSVALSSPVPSSKRTILSAIAKLYDPLGWVTPVIITAKILMQQLWRQKLDWDDTLPPTLLSRWKDIYSRFGHLKNLQISRWCGLGSDVESAEIHGFADASNTAYAAAVYLKVVSSGQTTISLLVGKSKVAPLKPLSVPRLELSAALLLARLVDFVRESPGYSHLPYFCWTDSTIVLAWVIQHPSRWKTFVANCVNEIQSRLPNGKWQHVPTEDNPADCASRGLLVNKIVSHDLWWHGPSWLRLDAPAWPCSDARLPPQAPLEEKVIALQCSPPNDTWDLPTRYSSWPKLIRVTAYILKFVRLCRRSGSNDNSLSSSLKPLIISASDCNDARIFWLKKIQSSTFPAEIHSLANNHPLSSKCSILALRPFLDKDGILRVGGRLAKAPLSFSVRHPILLATHPLVSLIVTQAHLRALHAGPQLTISLLRRDFWILRARNIVRSIIHNCVVCTRERAAIPTQLMGDLPEARVSASARSFLHCGVDYAGPVQIRASAGRGITSRKAYIALFICLATRAIHLELVGDYSTSAFSNAFSRFCARRGLPQAMYSDNGTTFDGADREMTKAYRAAVRDPNFLNLTASDNITWNFIPPSAPHFGGLWEAGVRSVKNHLRRVLGTHRLTFEEFTTLLCRIEACLNSRPIAPLSNTLNDYECLTPGHFLVGSALIVNPEPSLLQLNENRLSRWQHVRHITERFWKLWYNDYVTTLQQRTKWRQVQPQIQVGQLVLLRNSMLPPCKWELGRVTQCHAGSDGLIRVVTVKTATSEYQRPIVKLCVLPIDSKASSN is encoded by the coding sequence ATGGCGGACATTCTTGAGAGGCAAAGAACGATCCAGAGGATGATCGAACGTACCCTCGAGaacttcaaaaaaattggaaagGGCAATCTGACCACGGCAAAGATTCGTTCCCGCATCCTGCTTCTCAAGGACAACTGGAGCCAATTCGTGACTGGGCATGCTGCTTTGAAGGAAGCGATTCCCAAGGTCAAACGAGAAGAGTTCCCGTACTTCAGCGAGGACCATTTCGAAAGAGCCCAGGATGCCTACCTCACCGCTCTGGACTACATGGCGGATTGCTTAGAGGAGCTCGAGCCGACTGTGAGTCCGAACCATTCAAGTACCTTCTACGTCGACCGACGTCAGGATGCGCCCGCGGATGCGCCCGCGACCGCGTCCGCGTTCTCGTTGCAGCATCTCCCTCCCATTCAATTACCGCCGTTCGATGGTAAACCCGACGAATGGGCACAGTTCCGCGATCGGTTTACTACGCTAATTCGCGACAATAAAGACTTGAATGATTTCGCTCGCATGCATTTCCTCTCCTCGTGTTTAAAAGGCCGCGCCGCAGAATGTATTACGCATCTTCCTATTACCGCGGAGAATTTTGAACTCGCGTGGGCCGCGTTAACCTCGCGCTACGAGAACAAGCGGCGCACACTTAATATTCATCTCTCCGCTCTGCTCGGTCTTCCTAGCGTACCACGTGAATCGGCTTCCGAGTTACAATCTTTACATGATAAGGTTGCGGCCGCTCTAAAATCCTTCTCGAATTTGGATCGCAATACCGACAACCTCTGGAACGATATGCTCGTATACCTTGTCACGCAGAAACTCGATCCGATCACGCGGAAGGCTTGGAATTTACAGGAAAGCGGTCGCGACGATCCGCCTACGTACGACGATCTTAAACGCTTTCTCGAACATCGCATTCGCGGATTGGAAAACAACGCAATCGGCGCCCCCGTGAAGCCCGGTGCAAAAACCGCTCCATCCGATCGCGTTCACGCTGCTACCGCGTCAGCGAACGTGCCGCCAAAGTGCCCGCTATGCGACACGCCCCATTATCTAAATTCCTGCGTTAAGTTCAGGGAAAAGAATCCGAATCAACGTCGAGAAATGGTGAAGCAGCAAAAACGTTGTTTCAATTGCTTGAGCGAAAAGCATACAGTTATGTCGTGCAAAAGTAAATTCTCATGTCGAGTTTGCAAGAAACGGCATCATTCGCTTCTCCATCTCGATTCGGATTCTTCTTCCATCGCTCTCGAAGCGGCGTCACCTAGTTGCTCGTCGTCCGTCGCTTCAGCTGAAAAAACCGAGGTGAATTCTCTTACCGCTTCGACCGCGCCGCGACGTCGAACGCATGTACTCCTCGCGACCGCGTGGGTAACGGTGCGGACGCCGTCGGGCCGCACCGCCGTCGTGCGAGCCCTGCTCGACCAAGGCTCCGAAATGACCTTTATTTCCGAGTCATTGGCGCAACTCCTGCGAGCAAAACGCCGTCGCATGCCCATCTCCGTCACCGCCGTCGGTGGTATACACGCCGGCACTTTTAAACATGCAACACAGATATTTATTTCCTCGCGTAACGCTTCTGCTCCGGCTTATTCAACTGACGCGCTCATTCTCGGCTCGTTAACTACTTACGTTCCAAAGCACGGTGTAGATATTTCGGCGTTCACGCACCTTTCGGATTTATCGTGGGCCGACCCGGATCCGACAAGTTTCGATCTCATCAGTATTATCATTGGGGCCGATCTATACAGCACTTTACTTCTTGGCGGCGTCCGCAAGGGAGACGTCGGCCAGCCGATCGCCCAAAATTCCGTTCTTGGATGGATTATTTCCGGACCGATTGATTTTCCCGCGGCGAGATCCCCGTCGCACTCATCCATACAGAGCTCTCACGCCAGTATCTCCACACACCAAATTTCGTGTTCTCCTGCTCTCGAGGATGAGCTTCGTCGTTTTTGGGAAGTCGAGGAACTTCCACGTCAATCTATTCTCTCGCCGCAAGAGAGACAATGCGAAACGCATTTCCGAGAGACTCATTCTCGCAATTCCGATGGGCGATATATCGTTCGCCTTCCGTTTAaatcccctccccctctcgaTATCGGAGCGTCGCGTCTCCAAGCCGAGCGTATGTTAAATACGTTAACGCGGCGGTTTAAAAACAATTCGGCATTGGCAATCGAATATCGAAAATTTCTCGCGGAATATGAACGTCTTGATCACATGCGACCTTCGCCTCAACCGCAGAGCGAAACCATGCAGTGTGTTTACATTCCGCATCACGGGGTAATCCGAGAAAATAACGCTACCACCCCTCTCCGCGTTGTGTTCAATGCATCAAGCGCCACTTCCAACGGGTCTTCGTTAAATGACCATTTACTCGCCGGTCCGAAATTACAAACCGACATTAcgtcaattttattgcaatggCGACGACACCGATTCGTATATTCATCCGATATCGCGAAGATGTATCGCCAAATTCGCGTCGATCAACGCGATCTCAATTACCAACGCATTTTATGGAATGCAATACCGCATGAACCGCCTACTGACTACCAGCTGTTAACAGTCACGTACGGTATGTCCTGCGCGCCCTTCCTCGCTCTTCGCGTTTTGAAACAACTCGTCGACGACGAAGGTCACCGATTTCCGCTCGCGGTATCCATTCTACGCGAGGACATTTACATTGACGATATTCTATTCGGCGCAGACAACGCGGAGTTCATTCGACAAGCGCGAGACCACGTAATCGCTATCCTGAAATGCGGCGGATTCGATTTAAGAAAATGGGCCAGTAATTCGCCCGCTCTCCTCGCGGATCTTGATCCCGCCACTCTGAGTTCGGCAGGCAAAAAACCTTTCTCCCCTGACGAACAAATAAAGGTTCTCGGTATCGGGTGGAATCCTACCACCGATATTTTTGAATTCAGCGTCGCACTTTCGAGCCCCGTTCCATCTAGCAAACGTACCATTCTGTCCGCTATTGCGAAACTGTACGATCCTCTCGGATGGGTCACTCCAGTCATTATAACCGCGAAAATTCTTATGCAGCAATTATGGCGACAGAAATTAGACTGGGATGATACGCTTCCCCCCACTCTGTTGTCTCGGtggaaagatatttattcTCGGTTCgggcatttaaaaaatttgcagatCTCGCGATGGTGCGGACTCGGATCGGACGTTGAGTCCGCTGAAATACACGGCTTCGCCGACGCGTCGAACACTGCTTACGCTGCTGCCGTGTATCTTAAAGTTGTTTCGTCGGGACAAACTACCATTTCCTTGCTAGTAGGTAAATCAAAGGTCGCGCCGTTAAAACCGCTAAGCGTGCCACGATTAGAATTATCCGCTGCGTTACTTCTTGCTCGACTTGTCGATTTCGTGCGCGAATCACCCGGTTACAGCCATCTTCCGTACTTTTGTTGGACGGACTCCACGATCGTCCTCGCGTGGGTGATTCAGCATCCGTCGCGATGGAAGACATTTGTTGCCAATTGCGTGAATGAAATTCAATCTCGTCTTCCAAACGGGAAGTGGCAACACGTCCCGACAGAAGACAATCCCGCGGATTGTGCTTCGCGCGGCCTACTCGTCAACAAAATCGTCAGTCACGACTTGTGGTGGCACGGACCATCTTGGCTGCGCCTTGATGCTCCCGCATGGCCTTGCTCCGACGCACGACTACCTCCGCAAGCTCCATTGGAGGAAAAGGTCATAGCCTTGCAATGCTCTCCCCCGAACGACACTTGGGATCTCCCGACGCGATATTCCTCATGGCCTAAATTAATTCGCGTCACCGCCTATATTTTGAAGTTCGTACGCTTATGCCGCCGCTCCGGTTCTAACGACAATTCCTTGTCATCCTCTTTAAAACCGCTTATTATTTCCGCATCGGACTGCAACGATGCACGAatattttggttaaaaaagATTCAATCGAGCACATTTCCGGCTGAAATACATTCTCTGGCCAACAATCATCCCCTCTCGTCTAAATGCTCGATTCTCGCTCTAAGGCCGTTCCTTGATAAGGACGGAATTCTACGCGTGGGTGGGCGGTTGGCTAAGGCCCCCCTGTCATTTTCTGTTCGGCATCCGATTCTCCTGGCGACCCATCCATTGGTGTCGCTGATTGTAACTCAGGCTCATCTACGGGCATTACATGCCGGACCTCAACTCACGATAAGTTTGTTACGTCGCGATTTCTGGATTCTCCGCGCTCGTAACATCGTAAGATCCATAATTCATAACTGTGTCGTATGTACGCGCGAACGCGCCGCGATTCCTACCCAACTAATGGGCGACCTTCCCGAGGCTCGTGTGTCGGCGTCTGCTCGCAGTTTTTTGCATTGCGGGGTAGATTATGCTGGTCCCGTGCAGATTCGCGCTTCTGCGGGTCGAGGCATTACATCGCGTAAAGCCTATATCGCCCTTTTCATTTGTCTAGCGACCAGAGCGATACATTTAGAGCTAGTCGGAGATTATTCCACCTCGGCTTTTTCAAACGCCTTTTCCCGTTTTTGCGCACGTCGCGGCCTTCCCCAAGCCATGTATTCTGATAACGGAACAACGTTTGACGGAGCTGATCGCGAGATGACCAAAGCGTACAGAGCGGCTGTGCGCGatcctaattttttaaatttaaccgCATCTGATAATATAACGTGGAATTTCATTCCACCATCTGCTCCGCACTTCGGCGGCTTGTGGGAGGCCGGCGTACGAAGCGTTAAAAACCATTTGCGTCGCGTGTTAGGCACTCATAGGCTCACCTTCGAGGAATTCACCACTTTGTTATGCAGGATCGAAGCCTGCTTAAATTCACGTCCGATCGCGCCTCTTTCGAACACGCTAAACGATTACGAATGTTTAACTCCGGGTCATTTTTTGGTCGGATCCGCTCTGATTGTAAATCCGGAACCATCGCTTCTTCAACTCAACGAGAACCGCCTTTCGCGATGGCAACACGTGCGACACATCACCGAGCGATTCTGGAAATTATGGTATAATGATTACGTTACCACATTACAACAACGAACAAAATGGCGACAAGTCCAGCCACAAATTCAGGTCGGTCAACTCGTTCTCTTACGAAACTCCATGTTACCTCCATGTAAGTGGGAGCTTGGCCGAGTGACACAGTGTCACGCTGGTTCCGACGGATTAATTCGTGTGGTTACTGTCAAAACAGCCACGTCCGAGTATCAACGACCTATCGTTAAACTGTGCGTTCTCCCGATCGATAGCAAGGCGTCGAGCAACTAA